The Nodosilinea sp. PGN35 DNA segment AAAAAACAGCGCCCTGGCAAAGTAGCTGCGCACAAAAAAGGCGCTGCCCTGCCACACCGTGCGGGCAAAGTCGGTCACCCCCTGCCACTGCACCCGGCTAAAGTTTAGCTCGCCCGCCAGCACCGCTCGGCTAAAGTTGGCGTCGGCCTTAAACTCGGCCCCCTGAAACATCGCGCCGCTGCGAAACTGGCTTTGGTCAAACCGGGCGGTCTCAAAGTACAGGCTGCCCTTGGCCTGCACCCCCTGGCGAAAGTCGGCCCCCGCAAAATTCACCGCCCGGTTGAAGCGCGCCCCGCCCACCGAGAGCCCCTGTTCAAACACCGCTCCGCTGGCCAGCACCCGGCCCAAAAAAAACGTATCGCCCCCCAGCACCTGGCCGGTGAAGCGGGTCTGCACCGCCACCAGGGGCGCTTTAAATAGATAGATCTGCTGGCTGCTGCTCTGCCCCTGAATCAATAGCGACTGGGAGAGCCGACTGAGCTGCAGCAAGCGAGCCCGATCGCGCCTCAGCTGAGCCTGACCGGCCTCGCTCAGCAGCGGCGAGAGACTGTCGCCGTAGAGGGGCTCTCGCTGGCCCAGGCGCTGCAAGTCGAGATCGCCCTGCACCACGGCGTAGCTGAGGTCGAGGGTCGGAGCCGTGGTGGGCCGCTGCAAGCCGCTGCTCAGCAGCCGGTAAAATCCATCGGTGAGGGGGCTGTCGGCCCGCAAATCGATCGTGTAGTAGCGCAGATCGATGGCGGGGCGGCCCTCCCGCTGCACCGGGGCGGCGAGGCGCTGCCGCAAAATTTCTACAGTCAGGGATGGGTGGCTGTCGGTGGCCAGGGCGGGGCCAGGCAGGCTGAGGTCAAATGCGATCGCCACGCCCACCGCTAAAACTGCGGTGGCCAGCCAGAGCAGCCATCGCCGCCCAGGGCGACAGAGGCAGGGCACCGAGACCTACAGCGCCGCCTGCTGGCCAACATACATAGCTCGCAGCACCAGAGCCGGGTCAACCCAGTTGTCTTGGTACTTTAGCCCCCAGTGCAGGTGGGGGCCGGTGGTGCGGCCCGTCATGCCCACCCGGCCAATGCGCGCCCCCGCTGGAATAGCCTGGCCCGCCCGCAGCTGAATGCCGCCCTCGCGATCGACCATCACCTTATTTTGGCCGCTGCCCTCCACATGGCCGTGCATGTGGCAGTAAATGTGCGTCCACTCGCCTGACTTGATGGCGATTGAGGTGCCGCAGGCCCCAGCCCCCTCCACCCACAGCACTTCGCCCGCCCACCAGTTGCGAATGTAGCTGCCGTTGGGGGCGGCCAAGTCAAGGCCGTAATGAAAACGAGGGCTACCGCTGTAGGGATCACTGCGGTAGCCGAAGGGGGAGGTATAGGTTTGAAAATTTTCGACCGGGAAGGAAGCTCGAGTCCAGAGGGCGGCGGTGAGATCCTGGGCCTGGGCCACCGGCACGGAGCGGGGTACCGCCATCGTTATGACCAGGGCGGTGGTCAGCCCCAGCCCCAGGATGGCGCGGCGGCGCAGCCTTGATCGCCAGCCAGCGGCCAAACTACGCACTAAAGTCTGAACCACACCGAGGTTGAGATGAGCAGCAGAAGCCAGCCGGGGCAGATTGCGGAGTCGCCAATTCATGATGTAAATCGCGATCGTAGGAGCAGCGAATGTCGCCAATTAGCTTATCCCAGATTTGAGAACTGGAGCGTTTTTTTGGCAGATTTTTGACCGTGTATGGCGAACCGTAAACTGTCTACGGCAAGAACCCCATGGCCAGCAAAATTCTGCTGCCGCTAAATTGGCCTAATTGATTCGCGAGCGGCGCAAAATCAGGCCAGAGACCCATTCCCCAAAGGGGCTGATTCCCTGAGCCTGAAGGAGCGTTGGGCAAGCTCTGCCAGATCGCCGTTCTCGCGGTCGGCGGCGGCGACTATTTAAAGTTCTGTCAAAACACCAGCACCAGTTCAACCCACCAGTCGTTCTCCTGACGCAAAATTTGAATCTCGCGGATAAACTCGCGAAAGAAGAAGCGGCGCTCGGTCTCAGACAGGTCGAGCCAAAACTGGGGAATCGATACCGACTGGGATAGCTCTTGCAGGTTTACCGGGGGCAGCTGGGCGAGCTGCTGGTGCAGCATCGAGATCTCACCCCTCAGCTTGTAGCGGCGCAGCGCCAGGGTTTCAGCATCGAGCAGGCCGGATTCCTCCAGGGCAGGCAGCTGGGCGATCGCGGCTTCCTTCGCCGCAATCTCTCCCTGCAAACCGGTGCCGGGGGCGGGGGCACCGGGGGGAATGCTGGCCGTAAACTGGGCCACCGCCTGGGGCAGTTCACGGCAGATCTGAGCCACAATGCGATTGAGCGCCTCGTCGTAGGGGAGCGCCGGACAGCGGGGCGTTTTGGGACAGCCGCTGGGCCGCAGGTAGAGGTAGGTTTTGGCCTGACCCCTGGGTGTGTTTTTGGGGGTGGTTTTGGAAATGGTCAGGGGTTGCCGGCACGCCTGGCAGATGACGAGGCCCGCCAGCGATCGCGGGGCTGCCGCCGTCCTCGGCGGCAGGGGTCGGTTGCGGCGCAGCAGGCGATCGATCTGGGCCGCCTCTTCGCGGCTGATGATGGCAGCGTGGGTGTCGCGCAGAACCTGGCCATCCTGATATTTCAGGTCGCCCCGGTACACGGGGTGGGTGAGCCAGCGCCGCCCGGTAGACACCGAAATGCGCTTGCCCAATTTGCCCTCGATGAACCGCACCGCCCCCCGCAGCGAGCCGTAGAGCAAAAATTCGTTGACGAAGGCGGTGACCACCGGGGCCGTGGCGCGATCGATCAGGTAGCGGCCCTGGCCGCGACGGTAGCCGTAGGGGGGCTTGCCCGGCGGCGGTAGGGCCTGGAGACGGCGGCGGGCGTGGCCCTCGCGCAGGCGCAGGCGGCGCTGTTGAACCGAGAGGTTGGCTCCCTGCAACAGGCCCTCTGAGGCGATCGCGCCACTCTCTACCGTGACCACTTCAGCCCCGGCAGCTTCAATGGCCGCCACCCAGGAGCAAATCTCTTCGGGGTCGTTGCCCAGGGTGGCGAGGGTGTCCACTAAGACCCGATCGGCGGGGTGGGTTTGCAGGTCGGCCAGTAGGCGATCGCGCTCGGGTCGATAGCCCGGCTCCGTCGGCAGGGCCACATCGGTGTACACCCGCTCCACCGCTTCGAGCCAGCCTGGGGAAGCTGGGGCGATCGCGTCCCGGTAGCGGTAGGCAACCGTACGCACCGCCTAAAACGCCAGCTGGAGGGCTTCACGCAGGGCCAGGGCCCGGTCGTCGTCCTCGCTGGCCACAATGATCATTACGGTGGTGATGTCCGCCGGGTTTTCGACGCAGACCAGCACGGCGGTGACATCGTCAGAGCGCCCGGCCATACTGGTGGCATCGTTTTGCTCCGGGGCCAACCCCTGAGAGAGTAGAGCGCGCTGCGCCTGACCAAGGCACTGGGCCGTATCCATCGCCAGCACCTGCCAGGCGTAGTACACCCCCGGTGGGCTGGCCTGCACCCCTGGGGTGACCGCCGCCAGCCCCAGCCCAGAGACCAAAACCGTTAGCCAGTAGGTTGCCAATG contains these protein-coding regions:
- a CDS encoding recombinase family protein, with the protein product MRTVAYRYRDAIAPASPGWLEAVERVYTDVALPTEPGYRPERDRLLADLQTHPADRVLVDTLATLGNDPEEICSWVAAIEAAGAEVVTVESGAIASEGLLQGANLSVQQRRLRLREGHARRRLQALPPPGKPPYGYRRGQGRYLIDRATAPVVTAFVNEFLLYGSLRGAVRFIEGKLGKRISVSTGRRWLTHPVYRGDLKYQDGQVLRDTHAAIISREEAAQIDRLLRRNRPLPPRTAAAPRSLAGLVICQACRQPLTISKTTPKNTPRGQAKTYLYLRPSGCPKTPRCPALPYDEALNRIVAQICRELPQAVAQFTASIPPGAPAPGTGLQGEIAAKEAAIAQLPALEESGLLDAETLALRRYKLRGEISMLHQQLAQLPPVNLQELSQSVSIPQFWLDLSETERRFFFREFIREIQILRQENDWWVELVLVF
- a CDS encoding M23 family metallopeptidase produces the protein MNWRLRNLPRLASAAHLNLGVVQTLVRSLAAGWRSRLRRRAILGLGLTTALVITMAVPRSVPVAQAQDLTAALWTRASFPVENFQTYTSPFGYRSDPYSGSPRFHYGLDLAAPNGSYIRNWWAGEVLWVEGAGACGTSIAIKSGEWTHIYCHMHGHVEGSGQNKVMVDREGGIQLRAGQAIPAGARIGRVGMTGRTTGPHLHWGLKYQDNWVDPALVLRAMYVGQQAAL